The nucleotide sequence aaaaactgAATTATGATatggaaaatatatttaattcttttttttatcaGAATGAAATATATTGGATAAAATTCGGATACGAACGTCCAATTGATGAAGAAATCCTAATTCAATTGAATAAACTTTACTGCCTTGTTAAGAATTTAGAAATGTTACCGGGGTTATTTAAACCAGAGCCCCTAACAGATTCATTAATTCATTTCTTGAAAcatcattttaataaaaaaaaacatcgTCATGCTTTATTAATTTTAGACGATGTTTATAATAGCAAAATAATTGATGTGTTTGATTTTGAATGCAAAACATTGGTTATCACTGCTAACCTTGATGTTACATGTGGAAAAAGTATTTCTGTATTCGAGTTGTTAGATGGGTTCACTGAAACAGAAACTTTAAGTCTTTTTGCTAAAGTATTGGATACAAAAGTGGAGATACTACCTTCTGAAGCAAAACACATTCATGATGAATGTAAAGGCATGCCTTTATTAATAGCTATGTTTGCCACCCAATTTGAAGAATTTAAACATGACATGAAATTACGTCCAGATAGATGgagatattatttaaattcgttAAGAAATAAAGACAAAAAAAATCGTGTCATTAAACTATTCCTGGAAAGACaggaaacaatttttaatatgtgTATAGATCAATTATCTATCGAAATGAGAAAATGTTATGAAGAATTAGTTATTTTTAGAGAAGATGTCAATATAACACCACAAACATTGAAGGTTCTTTGGGGGAGATGTACATTTCAAGTTGAAGAAATGATGCTAGATTTATGCCATAAATCTCTTGCAGCCAAACAATGGAACAATAAATTACATTGTTACATGTATGGCGTTCATGATTTATTACTTTATCTTCTTCGGAAAAGATTTTCAGAAGTTGAATTAGTAAAAATGCATAAATCATTAATTGAAAAATATCGTAAATACTGCGATGGCGATTTCTCAAAACTTCCAAGTGATAATTATAGTTATTCATACATTGGATATCACTTGGAACAAGCACAATTATATGATGAATTGCCTAATATATACTTAAATTTTGATTTCATTCAAGCAACAATAATTCACAGTGGTTTAAGTAATTTGTTAGTCGACCTGTACAATTACAGAGAACATAttacaaaaaattatgatcCAATGTTTGTAACACAATTTAATGATTTACAAAGATTTTTGGATGAGCAAACAAGCACTATAGTAAAACATAAATACAAAAAATGCTTGGATATAGTACAGATTGCTATGAATCATCCTTATGAAGGTTATGTCAAAGATACTGCCATTAAACTTGCAAAAGAAAGatctaaaaatttgtatttgtcTCATGACAAAAAATTAGGACAATTGGATAGACCATGCAGTGAAGAAATATCAACAGAAATTCGTACATCATGCTTTGTACATGATCCAGATTTAATTCTAATTGGAAATGGAGCAGgtgaaatatttttgtgggATAGTATTTATAAAACACACAAAGTTTTTAGTGGGCATGATAAAAGTTGTGGCATAAGAAAGATTGTTATATCTACAGAAGGCGACTGTTTTCTGTCGTTAGACGATCTTGGAATAGTGAAACTTTTTGAACTCTCTCATGATGAAAATTATGATCAAAATCGTGTTTTATTAAGACCAAGAGAAAAACAATCTTTTTGGAGTGGAATATTTGCTAGCAAGATACCCCACGATGATAGCTCACTAGTGCTTTCTGTTGATGGGGAAATTATACAAGACATGACATTTGCACATGATAGTAAATATATTGCAGTTTGTACAAATAGAGGGACAATAAAAATTTGGGATCGATATGGAGTAATATTGTCAGAACACAGCCATAATCCACAGAACAGCAGTTGTCTTAAAAGTGTAGTGTTCTCTATGGAAAGCAATTTACTTCATGTAATGGATGAGACCCATGGTGTTTTGATATCATACTGTAGATATGGTGCAGAGTATAAATATCTATCACAGTACAATCCGAACttacaaacaaaaaaaattatctttttttgTAATGTACCAAAACAGAATAATTCCTTATGCATCGTTACCGAAGATAAAGCTGTATATATAAAATGGTTTAGGACAAACAATGACCATATGCACACTTATGATAAACAAATAAGAGCaactattaaaaatagaaagatCGTATATGTTTGCGCTACGTTAACGTACGATGGTCAATATTTAGTTTTAGCTGATTCTAGTGGTTTTATAAATATATGGAATGCAAATGCTGGAACACAACTAATAGCCACTTACAAATGTCGTATTTCTTCTTTGGATACATATTGGTTAAAAGAAAAAGGATTTCATATTATTTGCGGTTGTGAAAATCGATTACTTCATAAATGGAAATTTCCAGTAGAAGGAATTACTAAATCAATAAGAAAACCTTTGTTTGATGCAGCAGTTCAACAGTTCGGTCAACCGGACGTTATTATTACAGAAACTTCTTCAAATACCATTGTTGCATTAATCGGCAATGAAATAATAGCAGAAACTAAACCAATCAATGGAAAAATATGTAACTTAATTCTTTCATCAGATAGAAAAAAAGTAGTTTTTGTTACAAATAAAGGTAGTGTCTCTTTATTTGATATAGAGAAGAACGAAGTTATGCCTATACTGAATATTTTACAAAACATAGAATTAATAAAGATTTTAAACGTACAAAACAATAGTATAATTGTTTGCAGAGAGACAGATGATAATTTAAGGGTAAGATCACGAAAATTCATTATATCGGTAATTACAATATCTTAATTATATTTGTTTAATAAATATTGGTAAAATATCGGTTGTAGGTCTGGCAAAACACAAAACTAACATACTTAATTGAAAATGCCGGATATGTTATTTCAATTCATGAGATAAGTGAAAAACATCTACTGACAATTACACGAAACGGTATTATAACACTTTGGAGCGTCAATGGTACTAATTGGTTACGAACCGACAGAGTATCTATTGGTAGCTCGGATATTCTCACTACTTTCAGTTGTTTAAGTTATTGGAAAATTATTCTAGCAGTGTTAAACGAACCTGGAGATGTCGTTTTATATAAACTACAAGAAGACACGATAACATCACCAGCTTGTATAAAAattactgaatattttagaaaaagaTATGCACAAAAACTGACGTGTTGTGACATTTCACAGGAAGAACAATATTTAGCTATTGGTTTTGAAAATGGAGATATTTCTGTAAGTTATCTCCATAAATTTGTCATTTCTATGACTATTGATAGGTGTTATTACATCGTTGTTTACTTCCAGATTATTGATATATCAATACGCGAAGAAATACACAAGTTATATTTTCATACAACATCTGTTACTCAATTGTATTGGGCACCATCTGTAATTGGCGTCCCAGTGTTGCTCTCTGTAAATTCTGATGAAATAGTGTGGTGGAATATTGCACCGGCTATACGCGTGCATAAAGAGAAAAAGAGACTCCGAGACAAAATTAATCGTAGCGTTAGTTCTCCTTCAGTTTGTCAAAGTGGAAATGCCAGTTTACATATGTCCACTAGTTACACTGCAGACGCAAAAATATACAATGCGGAAGATCAATTGGAAGGTAATACTACTGTGAATGGTGTACATAATCATCAAAGTAAGTACTGGAAATTTATCGAAGGTAAAGATCCACAACAGCCATCGTTATTAGCTGTTGTTGaattaccttcgaatttttttgcAAAAGTATGCATATCTACCGATTTTACAAAGTTCGTTACAGTCGACATTTATGGTTCTATTAGTACATTCACGTTATGTGGATTTAATTAACCATGACtactataattaaaaattcctataattaaatttaaaattttgttattGTAAAGGTGCAATAACTAAACATTATCGCGAAcaagaaattcttttttataaaaGTTTTTACTTATATTTAAGCAAAAATGTCAAGTTGAGATTTGTGAATGGTACACGTAACTATTACTACATCGAACTGAAACATAGATAGGAAAGTACACTGTAGATATTCGCGAATGATACCGAATGAACAGATGATTTATGCCGATTAGATTACAGGATAAGTGAATTTGCATACCACTTATACTGTCAGTAATTCTATCTCCACTGCCACTTGCATTTACCAGAAAATAAATGGATCTCTTATTTTTACACATCTTTACATGTGTATACAATAATCATAGTTACATTTTTGACTGCTTTTTTTATACCGTATTTTAGAAACTGTAAAATTTTCTCAAAGATTTTGCAAACTATTGATCTACCTACATATTGCAAGATATTTGTGCcattaacaaatatttttaattatggcAAGTTACTAAACGTAATTTGTGCATTTTACTCTACTTACTATTTGtacaaatactttttttttacgtTTTATACGTTAAATAATCACACTATAATAACAGTATAATAATGTATgaaatatgtgtatatatacatGTATGGACTACAGATTGTTTTATAAGTATTATTGCAATATAAAATAAAGATAATTGTAAATACCTAAAGGGTAAGGTATATTTAAATCATATATAATGTTGAAATTGTACTACATTTCTATTTTGTACTATTTAATAAGAAATTTATATGCAGGTGTGATTATTAATACAGAACATTTCCTTGAATTATGTAACGTAATatcactaaaaaaaaaaaaattctttagaagTAATTTTTGTTAATTCGAATTACTCgaactaataataattatatattcgtgataaattaaaaaatttaactttaaaaaaaattaatatttttaattcaatACTTATGTTTCAAACTtgtaatattttcaaaattcacagtgaatgttaaattaattattaattgtttatattatataaattgtGGAAAAGTTTCATatctttaataatatttttcatttttatttcaaactaCGTGCCTTAAATGTATAGTACACATATTAAGAGAGAAGTAAGAATTCGTTCATAAATTGCGttaaattttgtaatatatttgtacatattaGTAAGAAACCCAATCACCGGACATGTGAACAGTGAAGACaatgaatttattatttttcatattttgcaAAAAGATTATTACTTTAGTTTTTATTTACGTAGTGaaagatttaaattttattttaaactttaaaaaaaaaaattaattcactGTCCGGTAATAGGGATGGTCGCGGTAATTGGGCAATTTAATTGTAGATTTAATAGCTCCCTTTAGAAAACATTTATAATTCATACTTATTTTATATGCTACATATAAAAACCGAAAAAATCCTAAAAATCTATGACACATACATGTATAGTCGCATCGATTAAAACTAATCGTGtaatgcgattattatttattctgtttgaacaattttttgataaatcgTTTTTATACAGTATCCTTTGTCTCAGTGCTTAGATTTGTTTGGCTTTACTACACTATTAGGTCATTCCATACATTCGTGTCGAGTTTTACATTATTAGTGGACCAATACTTTCGAATAAAGCTGTTACTTTTGTGTTAAAATTGTACAATTGATTTACAAAACATAAAATGTCATGAACGCATTCCGCACGTAATTTTAGAATGGCCTAATAATTCTGGATGTTCCAATAAGATAAATACTTATGCATATAAGAGAATGATAATATGTAACAGATAATGTATCTGTATGcaattattttataaagaatcttagataatttaaatattgcatGTGTATTCACATGTATTTTTTGCGTGCAATCAAACGTGGTCCACGTATACATcgaaatttttatcaatattgtGATATAGGAATACACGCGATCAGTGTATTTCGTAGCTGCGGTGCAGTTTGCGGGAGTTGAACAATACTGGTGCTCATGAGCGGGGCAACCTTATTTGCTCAGCAAACAACAGAGGTGCgttctctcgtcgggctcaatattttatagcatttATTGTATTATTTTCGAACTTATGTATTTTACTCGATGTTACAAAAAGTGTATGtattttaatgtaaataaagCCATGTAAATACACCTTCACGCTCTGTGTTCCCACAAGATCAATGGTCCCGAAGTAGAAAATacgtttatggattgcatcgcgaTGCATAACATCCGCACGtggttaataatattaatagaaGACGTAAGAAAGTGACGATGCGATATATGTATGTACGACTTGGCACTGAATCGAGTGTTCAATTTTAATCTCTAGGCCAATGTCGACTGACACGTTGCAGTATCTATACAGATAGTATCATTATTGATAAACTTAGAAGATCAACTTCATTAACGTACATAAAAGACTCCTGTACGTGAAACGTCTTATCTGCATAAtcgtacttgagaaaaaagactCATAAAGTAAAACAGAAACGTAAACGTTTTATGAACTAAGGTTCGCGCGCGTGCCGATATATCGATGACATTGAATAGCAGACATACCGCGTCTGTAGCTAAATTAAATACTGATAATTGCTGAGATAGCACTTCAACATTGCGATTTTTTATTGTAATCTTATCTACCGTTAGATATCTTCTCGTATTGCGATAAATTCGATAGTACGTCTGAAATATAGTTCATAAAAGGAATTTAGTGacaaagaaaataatatttacagatattgtattttataaataCATGCATCTTCTAAATTTCTCGGTAAATTCTCTTTTAACTGGTATACAATTAGATCGATCAGAAGATTCATAAGATTGCTCATTCGTATGTAGATAAGAGTGTCGATTGCAATCGTTGAGATACATCTAACTGTAAATAATTACGCGTTAATTAGTATATTAGTAACATTATCCATCGCCATCGATCGATAGAATGTCGTGTGTGTATTCAATGAAACCTAAATAATGTCTGACGTAGTGTGCGGTTGTAAAGACACAGACAGAGCAACAGATATGGTtcatacgtatgtatgtatgtaccgTAGTGCTTTAGGTTCCGGAAATCTGAGCGGGGAAAGGAAAGGGTCGACTACCCGTAGAGGCAGCACGGCTACCAATCGTTGCACTTCGCGATATTCAGTCTCAGTGTGCGGATCGTCGTGACCGCTTGTCATTTCCACGTTCACTCGTTCTTAAGAGCAGATCTTTCTCCTGTTTCATCTTGGACGTTTTCGACGTGTGAACGCGCGAAAAACAATGTCGGCTATATATAAGAAATCGATACAAACGATTGGCAAGTGCGTGCCCGAGAAGTTCCAGCCGCTGTGGAATCATCCAGCTGGTTAGTAAAGTTGTCAATGCTTCTCCAGATTTATCAGACCGTTGCACGTGCCGGTAACATATGCGCTTGTACGACCGTAAAACGTGCACTCGGCCAGATTAGCAAAAAAGAAACCCACTTCCGTGACTCGTACGAAATTCAAGCATCTACATACTCTGCCTTCCGTGTACCGTACTGCTAATTCGAATGTACGTCGCCGTTCCGTGTGTGTGCGTGTACGCAAATGAATGACATCTCGTAATACGTTACTTTATATTCTAGCAACGTTGACGAGTCCTTGAACCGACTCGTGCATTTATGTTCCGTCTATGAAATAATTCAAAGTTTACCACGAATTAACATGTTATTTTCAAAGTTTATGGAACGTGTACATAGATCGTGTCGTCGTTAGTTGTTTTTTGGCATTGCCAAGAATTATCACACCGAAATCATTGAAAGAAAGAACGTAACAGCAGTATCGACCTATTTTCCCCTTTCAGGTCCGCAGACTATATTCTTCTGGGCACCGGCTTTTAAATGGGTCAGTAATAATTTTGAAGTTACGTCACGTTGAATGTTACATTCGATATACATCTTTCTTTAAAGTAACAACACTGTTCGGAATAATCACAGGAAACGCGACACGTTTCCCGATAAAATCTTCGGTTATTGTATATACATTATCCACTGTAAACAagtaaattttgtttcaaggcAGTTAAACACGCGGGCTTTAAGTTGCTGGCAAATAAACATGTTACAGAAATATTTCTCAAAGTATGAGGTAGTGTTCGCGTGCAATGGACTCGGTCCAAATGCGACGTTGACACGTGCCGTACCAGACCTTGCGAAATGAACCGCCGTTATAACGATCACCTTTGATAATTCCGTAACGGTTTTTTTACTTCCGTAACTACGCATCAAATCACTGCATAAATCGTTGAAGAGATTTAACGAAAGTTGTCGTATTCGCGTCACCCTGAAAAGCAGCTCGGAAAATCTTAAATTCAAAACGAACGAAAGAATTCCGTAGCTGAAATCTAGCGCGCGCGCATGCTTTAACGAAATATGGTCGATCTAGCTGGAAATAGGTCAGCCTTAAAATAAATACAGTTTGACCCAATTCGTTGACCCTTTCATTATTCGCCTCTTACTCGAGGAAACTGTTTCCTATTGTCGACTACTTACATTTTCTTTCGGCCAATGTTTTTCTCATTAAACTAATTTTGCAAATTACAGGGGCTTGTGATAGCTGGCCTCGGTGAtctgcagaggccagcaaatcaGCTCTCCGTTAGCCAATCGTCTGCCTTGGCCGTTACGGGTGTGATTTGGACTAGGTATTCCTTAGCAATCACACCGAAAAACTGGAGCCTTTTTAGCGTAAATCTCTTCGTCGCACTAACGTCTATGTATCAAATTGCTAGAGCCGTAAAGTAAGTATCTCTTATGATAAGTGAAAATATCTTCGACACTTGaccttaaattatataaattttaccACCAAAATAGCTCAACTAACGTATCTTTTAAAGAAGCACCCCTGCTTATGGGTAAGGTACTTGCACCGCATGGTACATTACTGGAAACCGTTTAATTTTTCTCAATTTTTTGTCTCTACTACTGCTTTTACGCTGTGACTCTATCCAGTCGCGTGAGATACGCTGTACATTCAATCAAACGTATTATGCTCGGTTTGCATAACAGAACAGGGCGAAATTCAAGGCAACGTTTAATTTTATCTATTTCGACCGAACTACAAGCCGCTCACATGTTCTACCAGTAATTAAGTTCGGTGATAAAGCTTCTTTCTCTGCTCGTATAATGATAAGCACTCGATATTACGCTGGATGGAATTATTTATGACGATACGGGAAGTTTAACACTCCCTTTTCTATTTATTCGTTCGATACTCGATGCATTATTTATGACGATCGTGACGGCGCGTTACGAGAATGCATTTCGAATTGAGTTATTCCCTTTTAAATAACTTGATTTGAACGATCTTGGAATATGCAGGACGGGACACTTTGAATTACTGCGACAATCTCCAACAACATTATCATCTCTAGAGCAAAGTGGGTCAAATAAAAGTTCAATAGTTGGAAAGGGGTCATAAGGTGATTTAATCGAAATTATTCGATATGTTAGCAATTCGTAAACTCGAATGATTTAAAACGTATTCTTTTTACAGCAGTTTGATGCACACTAACGTTAAATTCAACTATTatagtttttttatatttatccgTATTTCAAGTGCGGAGATTAAGAAAGAAAATATTACTGCTGTAGTATCGGGAGGCATAACGACCGTTTCGTAATCGATGCACTAATGATTATTTCATATAATGTAACGTACTTTTATCTTTATATGACTCCACGCAAGAAACGTTTGTACATATTCATTTTACATATTTATTCGCTTGCACTGATCGTAATACTGTAGACTTTGGTCGTTATTATTACATAGAACATGTAAATGAACGTTCATATTACTATAAGTTAAATGGTTTTTCAAGCATCGAATAAATGGTTCTATTTAAATAAAGGTCACCTTCAAATTTTTCTCCAAAAAAATTTCGTTGAAAttcatatttaataataattctttcttTCAGATATCAACGCGAACACGAATCTTCGGCACAAGCAGTATCGACAGAGAGGAAATAGTAATTTTATTCGAGTAATATACATTCCTAGGGATACAATATTAAATATAGACAACTAGTATATTAGGAACAAACTCGCGAAGCGAGCAATTCTCAACCATTACCTAATAACTGACAAAAAAGATTTCAGACTTAAAACAGAATGAAACAAGTTCATAGTATTTATTTGATTACCTCTCAATGGTTTTGAAAGTTCCAAATagataaattgtaaatatttcaattcAAGTAAACATACATCGCATAGAATAGAAACACATCGAATGTTAAACGAAAACAATCAAGAAAACACCAAAAACAAACAATCATAGAATACCAAAAATAAGCAATTGCAAATCAGGAATAGACAGTATGAAcatcaataataaaaaaaaaagaaatcgcgTATCAAGATTTAGAAAATTCGAGACATCAAAAAATAGAACACCAATAATCAGGAAATGTACAACACCTTAGATAGTTCATTCACTCTTAGGGATCGTGGAACACCGACAATAGTACCCTAATATCTCGAaagctttaaaatattaataatcagAAAAAATAACAGATTAAAATCAAATGtaattattaagaaaatttcaatctttaaaaataacaaaatgtTCATGCCAAACTGTGATATCGAACGTAAGGTGCTGTTCGTACCTTTATTCCACTAGCAATGCATAAATTCTAAATCCTTAGAATAAGTACAAATATCAATAATATGTATAATATGATTTCAAAATTTAGTACAATATCGAATGACACATATTGTAAACTGGAAACACCAATGATAGTACACCAATCTATAGGTATAATATATTAAACTTAGGTATGTTTGTTCATGTACAAATCTACCTCAAACTAACACTGCTCATTATAACGATTCGCAACACTGACGCTGAAGGATTCGAAGAAGTAGATAACGTACAAATCGCATACCGAGTTCGATAATGTTATAACTGCCTTGTAtagatttaataaaataatatatttttctatagagTGGAGAAAATAACATTATTTCCTTTgtgttttattttcgaaaaattattttaagccTAGCTACAGGCTGTGATTTTAGTAACTGAATCAAGTTACAATTCTGTTCTAAGTAAAGATAGAAGAAAATcatacaaaataattttaaataatttaatgaccTCTGTTATTCCGTGATATGATTTTtttcatgtgtgtgtgtgtgcattTGCAAAGTGCAGTTACACTCTTTTTTACATGAAACTCTCTAATGTCTATCTATGGAAAAAGAAACACTTCAGTTTGAGAAGTATGGTACAATGGTTACAATTGCCTGAAtataattatctgttattattcTAATACAAGTATTTGCATATAAACATTGCTACACTGCGAATTATTGCTGTTTCTATCTTTTGAACTACCACATAATTATATGGCAGCTACtaattcttaaaaaatttacatttttaactTTACTCATTCTTCTAACTGTCGCGGTTCGTTCCTAAACTTTTACCGAACGCAGGACATTTTCTAGGATACATCATCATGATCCTGCTTAATTCGGGACGATTAGCTGATTTATACCTATACGAttcatatattaaaattaattatctaagggtaatgaaatatatttaataaataatagttaCATCCTTAAATCGATGACCTATTTAAGA is from Colletes latitarsis isolate SP2378_abdomen chromosome 4, iyColLati1, whole genome shotgun sequence and encodes:
- the LOC143340817 gene encoding uncharacterized protein LOC143340817 isoform X4, with product MLYINITKMNELHQNILKDLRESIVADMDVFNGIIEPLKSSSILKDDHIEQIRVGHSKQEKAKILLDILPSRGPFAFDNFREALRHHYKWLSEEMDRLEKRVKTADDPQHVHRPILPAISPLTVGRERKMIDLKYCLQQLQPNEYVVLHGMKGFGKSCLTACTLKDKVFVKNSFRNEIYWIKFGYERPIDEEILIQLNKLYCLVKNLEMLPGLFKPEPLTDSLIHFLKHHFNKKKHRHALLILDDVYNSKIIDVFDFECKTLVITANLDVTCGKSISVFELLDGFTETETLSLFAKVLDTKVEILPSEAKHIHDECKGMPLLIAMFATQFEEFKHDMKLRPDRWRYYLNSLRNKDKKNRVIKLFLERQETIFNMCIDQLSIEMRKCYEELVIFREDVNITPQTLKVLWGRCTFQVEEMMLDLCHKSLAAKQWNNKLHCYMYGVHDLLLYLLRKRFSEVELVKMHKSLIEKYRKYCDGDFSKLPSDNYSYSYIGYHLEQAQLYDELPNIYLNFDFIQATIIHSGLSNLLVDLYNYREHITKNYDPMFVTQFNDLQRFLDEQTSTIVKHKYKKCLDIVQIAMNHPYEGYVKDTAIKLAKERSKNLYLSHDKKLGQLDRPCSEEISTEIRTSCFVHDPDLILIGNGAGEIFLWDSIYKTHKVFSGHDKSCGIRKIVISTEGDCFLSLDDLGIVKLFELSHDENYDQNRVLLRPREKQSFWSGIFASKIPHDDSSLVLSVDGEIIQDMTFAHDSKYIAVCTNRGTIKIWDRYGVILSEHSHNPQNSSCLKSVVFSMESNLLHVMDETHGVLISYCRYGAEYKYLSQYNPNLQTKKIIFFCNVPKQNNSLCIVTEDKAVYIKWFRTNNDHMHTYDKQIRATIKNRKIVYVCATLTYDGQYLVLADSSGFINIWNANAGTQLIATYKCRISSLDTYWLKEKGFHIICGCENRLLHKWKFPVEGITKSIRKPLFDAAVQQFGQPDVIITETSSNTIVALIGNEIIAETKPINGKICNLILSSDRKKVVFVTNKGSVSLFDIEKNEVMPILNILQNIELIKILNVQNNSIIVCRETDDNLRVWQNTKLTYLIENAGYVISIHEISEKHLLTITRNAVLNEPGDVVLYKLQEDTITSPACIKITEYFRKRYAQKLTCCDISQEEQYLAIGFENGDISIIDISIREEIHKLYFHTTSVTQLYWAPSVIGVPVLLSVNSDEIVWWNIAPAIRVHKEKKRLRDKINRSVSSPSVCQSGNASLHMSTSYTADAKIYNAEDQLEGNTTVNGVHNHQSKYWKFIEGKDPQQPSLLAVVELPSNFFAKVCISTDFTKFVTVDIYGSISTFTLCGFN
- the LOC143340817 gene encoding uncharacterized protein LOC143340817 isoform X2; amino-acid sequence: MLYINITKMNELHQNILKDLRESIVADMDVFNGIIEPLKSSSILKDDHIEQIRVGHSKQEKAKILLDILPRGPFAFDNFREALRHHYKWLSEEMDRLEKRVKTADDPQHVHRPILPAISPLTVGRERKMIDLKYCLQQLQPNEYVVLHGMKGFGKSCLTACTLKDKVFVKNSFRNEIYWIKFGYERPIDEEILIQLNKLYCLVKNLEMLPGLFKPEPLTDSLIHFLKHHFNKKKHRHALLILDDVYNSKIIDVFDFECKTLVITANLDVTCGKSISVFELLDGFTETETLSLFAKVLDTKVEILPSEAKHIHDECKGMPLLIAMFATQFEEFKHDMKLRPDRWRYYLNSLRNKDKKNRVIKLFLERQETIFNMCIDQLSIEMRKCYEELVIFREDVNITPQTLKVLWGRCTFQVEEMMLDLCHKSLAAKQWNNKLHCYMYGVHDLLLYLLRKRFSEVELVKMHKSLIEKYRKYCDGDFSKLPSDNYSYSYIGYHLEQAQLYDELPNIYLNFDFIQATIIHSGLSNLLVDLYNYREHITKNYDPMFVTQFNDLQRFLDEQTSTIVKHKYKKCLDIVQIAMNHPYEGYVKDTAIKLAKERSKNLYLSHDKKLGQLDRPCSEEISTEIRTSCFVHDPDLILIGNGAGEIFLWDSIYKTHKVFSGHDKSCGIRKIVISTEGDCFLSLDDLGIVKLFELSHDENYDQNRVLLRPREKQSFWSGIFASKIPHDDSSLVLSVDGEIIQDMTFAHDSKYIAVCTNRGTIKIWDRYGVILSEHSHNPQNSSCLKSVVFSMESNLLHVMDETHGVLISYCRYGAEYKYLSQYNPNLQTKKIIFFCNVPKQNNSLCIVTEDKAVYIKWFRTNNDHMHTYDKQIRATIKNRKIVYVCATLTYDGQYLVLADSSGFINIWNANAGTQLIATYKCRISSLDTYWLKEKGFHIICGCENRLLHKWKFPVEGITKSIRKPLFDAAVQQFGQPDVIITETSSNTIVALIGNEIIAETKPINGKICNLILSSDRKKVVFVTNKGSVSLFDIEKNEVMPILNILQNIELIKILNVQNNSIIVCRETDDNLRVWQNTKLTYLIENAGYVISIHEISEKHLLTITRNGIITLWSVNGTNWLRTDRVSIGSSDILTTFSCLSYWKIILAVLNEPGDVVLYKLQEDTITSPACIKITEYFRKRYAQKLTCCDISQEEQYLAIGFENGDISIIDISIREEIHKLYFHTTSVTQLYWAPSVIGVPVLLSVNSDEIVWWNIAPAIRVHKEKKRLRDKINRSVSSPSVCQSGNASLHMSTSYTADAKIYNAEDQLEGNTTVNGVHNHQSKYWKFIEGKDPQQPSLLAVVELPSNFFAKVCISTDFTKFVTVDIYGSISTFTLCGFN
- the LOC143340817 gene encoding apoptotic protease-activating factor 1 isoform X3, producing the protein MLYINITKMNELHQNILKDLRESIVADMDVFNGIIEPLKSSSILKDDHIEQIRVGHSKQEKAKILLDILPSRGPFAFDNFREALRHHYKWLSEEMDRLEKRVKTADDPQHVHRPILPAISPLTVGRERKMIDLKYCLQQLQPNEYVVLHGMKGFGKSCLTACTLKDKVFVKNSFRNEIYWIKFGYERPIDEEILIQLNKLYCLVKNLEMLPGLFKPEPLTDSLIHFLKHHFNKKKHRHALLILDDVYNSKIIDVFDFECKTLVITANLDVTCGKSISVFELLDGFTETETLSLFAKVLDTKVEILPSEAKHIHDECKGMPLLIAMFATQFEEFKHDMKLRPDRWRYYLNSLRNKDKKNRVIKLFLERQETIFNMCIDQLSIEMRKCYEELVIFREDVNITPQTLKVLWGRCTFQVEEMMLDLCHKSLAAKQWNNKLHCYMYGVHDLLLYLLRKRFSEVELVKMHKSLIEKYRKYCDGDFSKLPSDNYSYSYIGYHLEQAQLYDELPNIYLNFDFIQATIIHSGLSNLLVDLYNYREHITKNYDPMFVTQFNDLQRFLDEQTSTIVKHKYKKCLDIVQIAMNHPYEGYVKDTAIKLAKERSKNLYLSHDKKLGQLDRPCSEEISTEIRTSCFVHDPDLILIGNGAGEIFLWDSIYKTHKVFSGHDKSCGIRKIVISTEGDCFLSLDDLGIVKLFELSHDENYDQNRVLLRPREKQSFWSGIFASKIPHDDSSLVLSVDGEIIQDMTFAHDSKYIAVCTNRGTIKIWDRYGVILSEHSHNPQNSSCLKSVVFSMESNLLHVMDETHGVLISYCRYGAEYKYLSQYNPNLQTKKIIFFCNVPKQNNSLCIVTEDKAVYIKWFRTNNDHMHTYDKQIRATIKNRKIVYVCATLTYDGQYLVLADSSGFINIWNANAGTQLIATYKCRISSLDTYWLKEKGFHIICGCENRLLHKWKFPVEGITKSIRKPLFDAAVQQFGQPDVIITETSSNTIVALIGNEIIAETKPINGKICNLILSSDRKKVVFVTNKGSVSLFDIEKNEVMPILNILQNIELIKILNVQNNSIIVCRETDDNLRVWQNTKLTYLIENAGYVISIHEISEKHLLTITRNGIITLWSVNAVLNEPGDVVLYKLQEDTITSPACIKITEYFRKRYAQKLTCCDISQEEQYLAIGFENGDISIIDISIREEIHKLYFHTTSVTQLYWAPSVIGVPVLLSVNSDEIVWWNIAPAIRVHKEKKRLRDKINRSVSSPSVCQSGNASLHMSTSYTADAKIYNAEDQLEGNTTVNGVHNHQSKYWKFIEGKDPQQPSLLAVVELPSNFFAKVCISTDFTKFVTVDIYGSISTFTLCGFN